The following is a genomic window from Malus sylvestris chromosome 12, drMalSylv7.2, whole genome shotgun sequence.
TCAAAACGAAGTGTGAGAATTTCAGTTTCAGATTCAAGATACCTTATAGCTGAGGATACTGCCAACATGGAAAGTACTGGGTATCAAATTTGTTTCCTAGTGTGATTATTTAATAGGTAAATGATTTCAATCACGTTTTAGCATGAAGAAACCAATGAATCCAGTTAAGACAAAGTTGAGAACAATTACCTAGTAATAAACTCCAAGACAATGCAACCTCGTTAGAACATTGAACATCCAAGATTACAGCAAATATTGTGTAGTCTAGCAGCACAAAGGACACAAATCGAAAGACTATAAAGTCAGAGTTTAAAAGTCGTTTAGTCATCTGTCAGCTAGCTAAAAAAGCACATTCGGTCTATTTCTGGACAAATCCCTGATCATCTTAATCTGCATTGAACTTTGTTGAAGCAAACAAGGCTTGCATTGGACCACTAAGCATACAAATTGAACAAGAAACAAGGACTTTCTTGTCTTGGACTTAAAGAAGTAAGAAAATTTGCATTACATAACAAAGTGGAGATAATCTCAACTCAAACATATGTATAAAAATCTTGTTTACAGTCTAGCGATTTGGACCGACTTCTGAAGGGCCTGCATAAGATTTCTCATGATCCTTGGTTCACCAGGAGGTGTCTTGTCCTTCAAGGGTCCGTTTCTGACAGCTCGGAAAATAGGGCCAGAGCCGTCACTTGGTGGGAAAACCAAGCAGTCTATGTACACAGGGACCTCAACCTCCGCATTCCCGATTGTAACAAACCCCAATCTAGTCCCACCTGCAATTTTGTCTACCTGTTCCATTGCAATGTACAAGAAAACATTCAGTCCATTGCTAGGGTCTCAGTGCCATTTTCATAATGTATGCCAATGTGTCCATGCAACCGGAACCTTAAACATGGAAGTCAACATGGCTAAGGGAATATAAGTCAAATAAACTGATTTCCGCATACTCATTTTTCGTTTATTTCTGACATATTGGATTGGATAAATTTGTGATTTTTGTGAATCATCTTTATAAATTGGGTGTTATAAACATAatggaattttatttttattcaagtTTATTGCATATAGCTATACCTCCAACACAACGCCTAATACGACTTCAGactttgaataaaataaaggaaaatgaagaaacataaataaacagaaaaaaagaattgaagcGAACAATATATTATGTACCTTCAAAGGCATATCAAGAGGCAGGTTGGCTCCTTGGCAGAGACTATTAGCCCACTGTTGAACAAAACGCAGCGTTTAGCACATTGGACCAGAAAAATGGGAAAatacataaatttaaaaacgCAGCGTTTAGCACATTGGACCAGAAAAATGGGAAAatacataaatttaaaaagCGCTAGAAGGAGGGTTCGAACCTCCGACCTTGTGGTTAACAGCCACACGCTCTAACCAGCTGAGCTATTCCAGCTTTGTTGTTAGAGTATGCACTTTAATGTTTAAATATACTTTATAGTACCTGGAATAGTAGAATTTGGAATCTGGGAAGATCGGTATCCGAGGGCAATTTCATGGTCCCGAGCAAGACGGCGTCGTCCGAAGGGATAAGGCTGTCCTTTTCCTGAGACGACGCCTTGGCCACCGCCGTTTGATTTCGGTGGCGGTAGTGACGGCCGGAATGCAAATTAAGGTTAGGAAAGAAGCAGTAGCTGGTGGCGGTGGTGGATACTAGTGGACAGGAAGCAGCCAGCGACGGAGGAGGAGGGGAGAGTAGCACGTGGGAACTGACACGTGGGGAGTGGACACGGCGGAGCGAGCTCATCACTCCTCCCGCCACAGCGACAGAAATGGGCATGGGTGGCTGAGCAAATGAAATCTGTGAGGGGGTTTTAGAATTGATGGGAAAGAGGGAAAGGGATTCGTTGGAGGAATCGAAAGTTTAGAGGATATGCTTATATGCTTCTTTCATCTTCTTTAACGAGGCGGGAATGGTTGGCGAGAAGCGCCTCACCAAGCTTCTAATCATTTCATGCCATATCAGCAAATGTAGGCCACCGCTTGCCGCATAAACTTGGCatttttttaacagaaaattGTAACAACGGTCCCTCAAATTTATCCCAAAATTCATGATCATTTTCCCTTaattcatcaaaacgtgcaactatgATCCTTTTCGTCAACTCAGTTAGAATtctgtcaaaatgagtcatgttgGGAGGATCGTTATTACAATTTgtttaaagttgagggattattgctcaaattgggttaAGGTTGAGAGATCATTACgacaatttttctcatttgatttttcatatttgccccTTAGTTCAACCTCACGTGTTTGCCACGTGACTTATTTTGGCGGAAGTTCTTAACAAAGTTAACGAAAAGAACCATAACTACACATTTTAATGAGTTAAGAGACCAGTGGTCTCAAATTTTTAGTTAAATGGTACAATTTCCTCCTTTTTATGTGAAATTAAGGAGTTGTTTGATAAgtatttcgtttttagtttattatttttttgaaaactgatAAATGAAAATTCGTTTGATAACTACTTTacattttcaaacccaaaactgAAAGCTGAAAACTAAATTTTGAAGACTCAATAAAATAGTTTGCATTTTCTagtttttgaaaactaaaaatagttATCAATTGAGTTTTCattcttcaatttaaaaataaaaattaaaaaaaattaaaaattaaaaaaatagttaCCAAACGGTTC
Proteins encoded in this region:
- the LOC126594000 gene encoding uncharacterized protein LOC126594000; its protein translation is MPISVAVAGGVMSSLRRVHSPRVSSHVLLSPPPPSLAASCPLVSTTATSYCFFPNLNLHSGRHYRHRNQTAVAKASSQEKDSLIPSDDAVLLGTMKLPSDTDLPRFQILLFQWANSLCQGANLPLDMPLKVDKIAGGTRLGFVTIGNAEVEVPVYIDCLVFPPSDGSGPIFRAVRNGPLKDKTPPGEPRIMRNLMQALQKSVQIARL